One window of the Aptenodytes patagonicus chromosome 5, bAptPat1.pri.cur, whole genome shotgun sequence genome contains the following:
- the NOLC1 gene encoding nucleolar and coiled-body phosphoprotein 1 isoform X2: protein MAEWRAVPSDLFPFVLAFLRENHFEGAARAFAKEAAAKEQDPNAASLLDIFSYWLKSPAAKKRKLVPNGPQAKRKPSSSSDDSSSEEDETPPAKKPAKAAAVPKAKAVPPAKKAESSSEDSSDDSDLEEEKKPAKKGAKPMVKPAGTKIQPQKKAESSSSDSSSSDEEAPKKQPPKTATPKSGSKAAQAATKVVNGKAASSSSSEDSDEEKAAPKKAVPKKSPLPKPAATQACPGKTKRAKESSSSEDSSDSSDDEKPPAKQKPKSGQYSAVPPPQATQTKKGLAKAPAKKAESSDSSDSSDEAERVPPKGGAGKAVVAKTIPGPQNKAVTTKKAESSSDSDSDSSSEDDKKKVGSKLPAKQPVIKNTSKPAKVAVKPGQAKKDSSSSSDSSDSDSSDKKAPVKPTTKAATPATKKSQAATKKAQSSSDSDSSSSSSEDEKKKKKGTPAKLAGKVGKPASKPPTPAPKAGTSDSDSSSSEEEKKKPAVKPATKSTGAAKATVGKKAAASSSSSSSSDSSSEEDEKPKKAGKGAQNNSKTTASTEKAKASTPAANNLKSKPAGGSSSSSESSSEEETGKVNGASLSIPPRKGRRD from the exons ATGGCGGAGTGGCGCGCGGTGCCCAGCGACCTCTTCCCCTTCGTGCTCGCCTTCCTGCGCGAGAACCACTTCGAGGGCGCCGCGCGCGCCTTCGCCAAGGAGGCGGCGGcg AAGGAGCAGGACCCCAACGCAGCCTCCCTCCTGGACATCTTCAGTTACTGGCTGAA GTCTCCAGCGGCCAAGAAGAGAAAGCTCGTTCCCAACGGCCCCCAGGCGAAGAGGAAGCCGTCCTCCAGCAGCGATGACAGCTCCAGCGAGGAGGACGAGACGCCCCCAGCCAAGAAACCAG CTAAAGCAGCAGCTGTTCCCAAGGCAAAAGCAGTTCCTCCAGCCAagaaggcagagagcagcagcgAGGACTCCAGTGATGATTCAGacttggaggaggagaagaagccAGCAAAG AAAGGTGCAAAACCCATGGTGAAGCCAGCTGGAACCAAAATCCAGcctcagaagaaagcagagagttCCAGTTCTGACTCGAGCAGCTCAGATGAGGAAGCACCAAAGAAACAGCCACCAAAAACAGCGACACCTAAATCGG GAAGTAAAGCTGCCCAGGCAGCCACCAAGGTGGTcaatggaaaagcagcaagcagTAGCAGCAGCGAAGATTctgatgaggaaaaggctgcacCGAAGAAG GCTGTTCCCAAGAAATCACCTCTGCCGAAACCTGCAGCCACTCAAGCATGTCCAGGGAAAACCAAACGTGCCAAGGAAAGTTCCAGTAGTGAGGACTCATCTGACAGCTCAGACGATGAAAAGCCACctgcaaaacaaaagccaaagTCTG GCCAGTACAGCGCTGTACCACCTCCTCAGGCTACACAGACAAAGAAAGGCCTTGCCAAGGCTCCTGCAAAAAAGGCTGAGAGCAGTGACTCTTCAGACAGTAGTGATGAGGCAGAGCGGGTGCCCCCAAAGGGAGGAGCAG GCAAAGCAGTAGTAGCTAAAACAATCCCTGGCCCCCAAAACAAAGCTGTGACTACCAAGAAGGCTGAATCCAGTTCTGACAGTGACTCAG attcTAGCTCTGAAGATGACAAGAAGAAGGTAGGGAGTAAGCTCCCAGCTAAACAACCTGTGATAAAGAATACTTCCAAACCAGCAAAAGTAGCTGTCAAGCCTGGACAAGCAAAGAAAGACTCCAGTTCCTCCTCAGACAGCTCAG ATTCTGATAGCTCTGACAAGAAGGCCCCTGTGAAACCCACAACTAAAGCAGCAACCCCTGCAACAAAGAAGTCACAAGCTGCCACAAAGAAAGCACAAAGTAGCTCTGATTCAGatagcagctccagcagctctgaggatgagaagaagaagaagaaaggcacTCCGGCTAAATTAGCTGGCAAAGTGGGTAAGCCAGCGTCCAAGCCTCCTACCCCAGCTCCCAAAGCAGGCACTTCTGACTCTGATAGCTCaagcagtgaggaagaaaaaaagaagccagcAGTGAAACCAGCCACCAAATCTACAGGGGCAGCAAAAGCAACTGTGGGGAAGAAGGCAGCTGCTTCTAGTAGTAGTAGCAGCTCATCTGATAGTTCCAGCGAAGAGGATGAGAAGCccaaaaaggcagggaaaggggcacAGAACAATTCTAAGACCACTGCCtccacagagaaagcaaaagcatccACACCAGCAGCAAACAACCTGAAGTCTAAGCCAGCTGGTGGCAGCAGTAGCAGTAGCGAAAGCAGCTCTGAAGAAGAGACTGGAAAAGTCAATGGAG CCAGCCTCTCCATTCCGCCGCGTAAGGGAAGAAGAGATTGA
- the NOLC1 gene encoding nucleolar and coiled-body phosphoprotein 1 isoform X1, protein MAEWRAVPSDLFPFVLAFLRENHFEGAARAFAKEAAAKEQDPNAASLLDIFSYWLKSPAAKKRKLVPNGPQAKRKPSSSSDDSSSEEDETPPAKKPAKAAAVPKAKAVPPAKKAESSSEDSSDDSDLEEEKKPAKKGAKPMVKPAGTKIQPQKKAESSSSDSSSSDEEAPKKQPPKTATPKSGSKAAQAATKVVNGKAASSSSSEDSDEEKAAPKKAVPKKSPLPKPAATQACPGKTKRAKESSSSEDSSDSSDDEKPPAKQKPKSGQYSAVPPPQATQTKKGLAKAPAKKAESSDSSDSSDEAERVPPKGGAGKAVVAKTIPGPQNKAVTTKKAESSSDSDSDSSSEDDKKKVGSKLPAKQPVIKNTSKPAKVAVKPGQAKKDSSSSSDSSDSDSSDKKAPVKPTTKAATPATKKSQAATKKAQSSSDSDSSSSSSEDEKKKKKGTPAKLAGKVGKPASKPPTPAPKAGTSDSDSSSSEEEKKKPAVKPATKSTGAAKATVGKKAAASSSSSSSSDSSSEEDEKPKKAGKGAQNNSKTTASTEKAKASTPAANNLKSKPAGGSSSSSESSSEEETGKVNGGTIRKKQKREDVQEPETPHSKKAKIKAKTPHTVPKVKQPASPFRRVREEEIELDARVADNSFEAKKGAAGDWGEKANNILKFTKGKSFRHEKTKKKRGSYRGGTISTQVNSVKFESD, encoded by the exons ATGGCGGAGTGGCGCGCGGTGCCCAGCGACCTCTTCCCCTTCGTGCTCGCCTTCCTGCGCGAGAACCACTTCGAGGGCGCCGCGCGCGCCTTCGCCAAGGAGGCGGCGGcg AAGGAGCAGGACCCCAACGCAGCCTCCCTCCTGGACATCTTCAGTTACTGGCTGAA GTCTCCAGCGGCCAAGAAGAGAAAGCTCGTTCCCAACGGCCCCCAGGCGAAGAGGAAGCCGTCCTCCAGCAGCGATGACAGCTCCAGCGAGGAGGACGAGACGCCCCCAGCCAAGAAACCAG CTAAAGCAGCAGCTGTTCCCAAGGCAAAAGCAGTTCCTCCAGCCAagaaggcagagagcagcagcgAGGACTCCAGTGATGATTCAGacttggaggaggagaagaagccAGCAAAG AAAGGTGCAAAACCCATGGTGAAGCCAGCTGGAACCAAAATCCAGcctcagaagaaagcagagagttCCAGTTCTGACTCGAGCAGCTCAGATGAGGAAGCACCAAAGAAACAGCCACCAAAAACAGCGACACCTAAATCGG GAAGTAAAGCTGCCCAGGCAGCCACCAAGGTGGTcaatggaaaagcagcaagcagTAGCAGCAGCGAAGATTctgatgaggaaaaggctgcacCGAAGAAG GCTGTTCCCAAGAAATCACCTCTGCCGAAACCTGCAGCCACTCAAGCATGTCCAGGGAAAACCAAACGTGCCAAGGAAAGTTCCAGTAGTGAGGACTCATCTGACAGCTCAGACGATGAAAAGCCACctgcaaaacaaaagccaaagTCTG GCCAGTACAGCGCTGTACCACCTCCTCAGGCTACACAGACAAAGAAAGGCCTTGCCAAGGCTCCTGCAAAAAAGGCTGAGAGCAGTGACTCTTCAGACAGTAGTGATGAGGCAGAGCGGGTGCCCCCAAAGGGAGGAGCAG GCAAAGCAGTAGTAGCTAAAACAATCCCTGGCCCCCAAAACAAAGCTGTGACTACCAAGAAGGCTGAATCCAGTTCTGACAGTGACTCAG attcTAGCTCTGAAGATGACAAGAAGAAGGTAGGGAGTAAGCTCCCAGCTAAACAACCTGTGATAAAGAATACTTCCAAACCAGCAAAAGTAGCTGTCAAGCCTGGACAAGCAAAGAAAGACTCCAGTTCCTCCTCAGACAGCTCAG ATTCTGATAGCTCTGACAAGAAGGCCCCTGTGAAACCCACAACTAAAGCAGCAACCCCTGCAACAAAGAAGTCACAAGCTGCCACAAAGAAAGCACAAAGTAGCTCTGATTCAGatagcagctccagcagctctgaggatgagaagaagaagaagaaaggcacTCCGGCTAAATTAGCTGGCAAAGTGGGTAAGCCAGCGTCCAAGCCTCCTACCCCAGCTCCCAAAGCAGGCACTTCTGACTCTGATAGCTCaagcagtgaggaagaaaaaaagaagccagcAGTGAAACCAGCCACCAAATCTACAGGGGCAGCAAAAGCAACTGTGGGGAAGAAGGCAGCTGCTTCTAGTAGTAGTAGCAGCTCATCTGATAGTTCCAGCGAAGAGGATGAGAAGCccaaaaaggcagggaaaggggcacAGAACAATTCTAAGACCACTGCCtccacagagaaagcaaaagcatccACACCAGCAGCAAACAACCTGAAGTCTAAGCCAGCTGGTGGCAGCAGTAGCAGTAGCGAAAGCAGCTCTGAAGAAGAGACTGGAAAAGTCAATGGAG GCACGAtcaggaagaagcagaagagggAAGATGTTCAGGAGCCAGAGACACCACACAGTAAAAAGGCAAAGATCAAAGCCAAAACACCACACACAGTTCCCAAGGTGAAACAG CCAGCCTCTCCATTCCGCCGCGTAAGGGAAGAAGAGATTGAGCTGGATGCCCGTGTTGCTGATAACTCATTTGAAGCAAAG AAAGGAGCAGCTGGTGACTGGGGTGAGAAGGCTAACAATATCCTGAAATTCACTAAAGGCAAATCTTTCCGCCatgagaagacaaagaaaaaacgAGGCAGCTACCGTGGGGGCACTATATCGACCCAAGTCAATTCCGTCAAGTTTGAAAGTGACTGA